In Amycolatopsis jiangsuensis, the following proteins share a genomic window:
- a CDS encoding sensor histidine kinase: protein MSTPDTPKPRRGELRIYLGAAPGVGKTFAMLGEARRRRDRGTDVIVGLVETHDRAKTADLLDGLEIVPRRTVVHRGHEFAELDLAAVLARAPEVAVIDELAHTNAPGQRHEKRWQDVAALLEAGIDVLSTVNVQHLQSLNDVVERITGVAQQETVPDEVVRRAGQLELVDITPEALRRRLAHGNVYPAERIDAALANYFRPGNLTALRELALLWVADQVDVALQRYRAEQRITDTWETRERVVVSVTGGPESETLIRRASRIASRAGAELQVVHILRGDGLAGPGPTAMARCRTLAEDVGATFHTVVGDDVPTALLDFARGVNATQLVVGTSRRSRMARLFDEGIGATVVRRSGPIDVHMVTHSYAGGRLRARLGTSALAPSRLALGWVLGVLLPLAATGLGVLLRDAVEFSTDVVLYVLATVVVALVGGLGPALLAAVFGAGLLNFFFTPPLYTLNVHSPQNVVTLVAMIVVAVLVALVVASAARRGAAAARARTEASLLASYARTVLTNPHPIERLLDKVRENFGLNSVTLLEKRDGQWQEAAAVGPEPCADPDAADVDIAVTADVHLTLRGRALPAADRRVLEAVAGQALLALRQQRMAAAAAAAERKAEATELRTTLLSAVGHDLRTPLTSIKAAIGSLRAPDLSLSQEDTAELLETVEVSADRLAGLIDNLLDSSRLATGAVTPLLRPVGYDEVLAHALSTVDNSDGVLIEVDPRLPSVLADPGLLERAIANVLDNALRHGGGVVSARASAHSEFVELRIADHGRGWGKGAAESAFAPFQRLGGDRDSVPGVGLGLSVVKGFTEAMGGTVRAEDTPGGGLTVVLSLPACAGRALVGVEEGVVR from the coding sequence GTGAGCACACCGGACACCCCGAAGCCGCGCCGTGGCGAGCTGCGCATCTACCTCGGCGCGGCTCCGGGCGTCGGCAAGACCTTCGCCATGCTGGGCGAGGCTCGGCGCCGCCGCGACCGCGGTACCGACGTGATCGTGGGCCTGGTCGAGACGCACGACCGCGCGAAGACCGCGGACCTGCTCGACGGGCTGGAGATCGTGCCGCGGCGCACCGTCGTCCATCGCGGGCACGAGTTCGCCGAGCTGGATCTGGCCGCGGTGCTGGCCCGGGCCCCGGAAGTCGCCGTGATCGACGAGTTGGCGCACACCAACGCGCCAGGGCAGCGGCACGAGAAGCGCTGGCAGGACGTGGCCGCGCTGCTCGAGGCCGGGATCGACGTGCTGTCCACGGTCAACGTGCAGCATCTGCAGAGCCTGAACGACGTCGTGGAGCGGATCACCGGCGTCGCCCAGCAGGAGACCGTGCCGGACGAGGTGGTGCGCAGGGCCGGGCAGCTCGAACTCGTGGACATCACGCCGGAGGCGCTGCGGCGGCGGCTCGCGCACGGCAACGTGTACCCGGCCGAGCGGATCGACGCCGCGCTGGCGAACTACTTCCGCCCCGGCAACCTGACCGCGCTGCGCGAGCTGGCGTTGCTCTGGGTGGCCGACCAGGTCGACGTCGCACTCCAGCGGTACCGCGCGGAGCAGCGGATCACCGACACCTGGGAGACGCGCGAACGCGTCGTCGTGTCGGTGACCGGCGGACCGGAGAGCGAGACGCTGATCCGGCGCGCCAGCCGTATCGCGAGCCGGGCCGGAGCCGAACTGCAGGTCGTGCACATCCTGCGGGGGGACGGGCTCGCCGGGCCGGGACCGACCGCGATGGCCCGCTGCCGGACCCTCGCCGAGGACGTCGGCGCCACCTTCCACACCGTCGTCGGCGACGACGTGCCCACCGCGCTGCTCGACTTCGCCCGCGGCGTGAACGCCACCCAGCTGGTGGTCGGCACGTCACGGCGTTCCCGGATGGCGCGGCTGTTCGACGAGGGCATCGGCGCGACCGTGGTGCGGCGGTCCGGGCCGATCGACGTGCACATGGTCACCCACTCCTACGCTGGTGGACGGCTGCGGGCGCGGCTGGGCACGAGTGCGCTGGCGCCGTCTCGGCTCGCGCTCGGATGGGTGCTGGGCGTGCTGCTGCCGCTGGCCGCGACCGGGCTCGGCGTGCTGCTGCGTGACGCGGTGGAGTTTTCCACCGACGTGGTCCTCTACGTGCTCGCGACGGTCGTCGTCGCGTTGGTCGGTGGGCTCGGCCCGGCGCTGCTCGCCGCCGTTTTCGGTGCCGGGCTGCTGAACTTCTTCTTCACCCCACCGCTGTACACGCTGAACGTGCACAGCCCGCAGAACGTGGTCACGCTCGTCGCGATGATCGTCGTCGCCGTGCTGGTGGCGCTGGTCGTCGCGTCCGCCGCACGACGAGGGGCCGCTGCGGCGCGGGCGCGGACCGAGGCGTCGCTGCTGGCGTCGTACGCGCGTACCGTGCTGACGAATCCGCATCCGATCGAACGGCTGCTGGACAAGGTCCGGGAGAACTTCGGGCTGAACTCCGTGACGCTGCTGGAAAAGCGGGACGGTCAGTGGCAGGAGGCCGCGGCGGTGGGGCCCGAACCGTGCGCCGATCCCGACGCGGCCGATGTGGACATCGCGGTGACGGCCGACGTGCACCTGACCTTGCGCGGCCGGGCGCTGCCCGCGGCGGACCGGCGGGTGCTGGAAGCCGTTGCGGGACAGGCGCTTCTCGCGTTGCGCCAGCAGCGGATGGCGGCCGCCGCGGCCGCGGCCGAGCGCAAGGCCGAGGCGACCGAGCTGCGCACCACCCTGTTGTCCGCGGTCGGGCACGACCTGCGTACCCCGCTCACTTCGATCAAGGCGGCGATCGGCAGCCTGCGGGCACCCGACCTGTCACTGTCGCAAGAGGACACCGCGGAGCTGCTGGAGACCGTGGAAGTCTCCGCGGACCGGCTCGCCGGATTGATCGACAACCTGCTGGATTCCTCGCGGTTGGCGACCGGTGCGGTCACCCCGCTCCTGCGCCCGGTGGGCTACGACGAGGTGCTGGCACACGCGTTGTCCACTGTGGACAATTCGGACGGTGTGCTGATCGAGGTGGATCCGCGGCTGCCGTCCGTGCTGGCCGATCCGGGCCTGCTGGAACGGGCGATCGCGAACGTGCTCGACAACGCGCTACGCCACGGCGGCGGGGTGGTTTCCGCGCGGGCGAGCGCGCATTCGGAATTCGTCGAGCTGCGGATCGCCGACCACGGCAGGGGATGGGGCAAAGGTGCCGCGGAGTCGGCGTTCGCGCCGTTCCAGCGGCTCGGCGGCGACCGTGATTCGGTGCCGGGGGTGGGTCTCGGGCTGTCGGTGGTGAAGGGGTTCACCGAGGCGATGGGCGGTACCGTGCGGGCCGAGGACACCCCGGGCGGCGGGCTGACCGTGGTGCTGTCGCTGCCGGCCTGCGCCGGGCGTGCACTCGTGGGTGTGGAGGAGGGCGTCGTCCGATGA
- the asnB gene encoding asparagine synthase (glutamine-hydrolyzing) — protein sequence MCGIAGWVAYDSDLTGRQEIVDAMTQTMACRGPDDRGTWVRRNVALGHRRLAIIDLPGGRQPMSVRTPNGDVAMVYSGEAYNFTELREELTKLGHTWETDSDTEVVLHGYLQWGTEVVDHLNGMYAFAIWDERDQKLVMIRDRMGIKPFYYYPTRDGVLFGSEPKAILANPSARKVIDVDGLRELFAFTKQPGWSLWKGMYEVQPGTVVTVTREGINTRTYWKLDARPHTDDQETTVARVRELMTDIVHRQLVADVPRCVLLSGGLDSSAVTGLAAARLSEQGEQLRTFSVDFYGQEENFQPDEMRDTPDSPYIRDVSKLVGSAHQDVMLNPAELTDPEVRRAVLRSRDIPAGLGDMDTSLYLLFKAIRAESTVALSGESADEVFGGYRWFHDEAAVNADTFPWLAFSNNLMDRREGLLTPDLAGKLNLDAYVADQYRTAVGQVDRLDGESGKEARMRVISNLHLTRFVRQLLDRKDRMSMAVGLEVRVPFCDHRLVEYVYNAPWALKTFDNREKSLLRHATKHVLPASVRDRVKSPYPSTQDPNYAATLQVQAKEVLAERDHPVFSVVDRNWLQKVSEVDSGAIDSRQRTGLDRAIDLYHWFDMYSPELQLD from the coding sequence ATGTGCGGAATCGCCGGCTGGGTGGCCTACGACAGTGATCTCACCGGACGGCAGGAGATCGTCGATGCCATGACCCAGACCATGGCCTGCCGGGGCCCGGACGACCGGGGCACCTGGGTCCGCCGCAACGTGGCGCTGGGCCATCGCCGGCTGGCCATCATCGACCTTCCGGGCGGCCGGCAGCCGATGAGCGTGCGCACGCCGAACGGCGACGTCGCCATGGTCTACAGCGGAGAGGCCTACAACTTCACCGAGCTGCGCGAGGAGCTCACCAAGCTCGGCCACACCTGGGAGACCGACAGCGACACCGAGGTCGTGCTGCACGGCTACCTGCAGTGGGGCACCGAGGTGGTGGACCACCTCAACGGCATGTACGCCTTCGCCATCTGGGACGAGCGGGACCAGAAGCTCGTGATGATCCGCGACCGGATGGGCATCAAGCCGTTCTACTACTACCCCACGCGCGACGGCGTGCTGTTCGGCTCGGAGCCCAAGGCGATCCTGGCGAACCCGTCGGCCCGCAAGGTGATCGACGTGGACGGCCTGCGTGAGCTGTTCGCCTTCACCAAGCAACCGGGCTGGTCGCTGTGGAAGGGCATGTACGAGGTCCAGCCGGGCACCGTGGTCACCGTGACCCGCGAGGGCATCAACACCCGCACCTACTGGAAGCTCGACGCCCGTCCGCACACCGACGACCAGGAGACGACCGTCGCCAGGGTGCGCGAGCTGATGACCGACATCGTCCACCGCCAGCTGGTCGCAGACGTGCCGCGGTGCGTGCTGCTCTCCGGCGGCCTGGACTCCAGCGCGGTCACCGGGCTGGCCGCGGCACGGCTGTCCGAGCAGGGCGAGCAGCTGCGCACCTTCTCGGTGGACTTCTACGGGCAGGAGGAGAACTTCCAGCCGGACGAGATGCGCGACACCCCGGACTCGCCCTACATCCGGGACGTCTCGAAGCTGGTCGGTTCCGCGCACCAGGACGTGATGCTCAACCCGGCCGAGCTGACCGACCCGGAGGTACGCCGCGCGGTCCTGCGGTCGCGGGACATCCCGGCCGGGCTCGGCGACATGGACACCTCGCTCTACCTGCTGTTCAAGGCGATCCGCGCGGAGTCCACAGTGGCACTGTCCGGCGAGTCGGCGGACGAGGTGTTCGGCGGCTACCGCTGGTTCCACGACGAGGCCGCGGTGAACGCGGACACCTTCCCGTGGCTGGCCTTCAGCAACAACCTGATGGATCGGCGGGAAGGCCTGCTGACCCCGGATCTGGCGGGCAAGCTGAACCTGGACGCCTATGTGGCCGACCAGTACCGCACCGCGGTCGGCCAGGTCGACCGGCTGGACGGGGAATCGGGCAAGGAAGCGCGCATGCGCGTCATCTCGAACCTGCACCTGACCCGGTTCGTGCGCCAGCTGCTCGACCGCAAGGACCGCATGTCGATGGCGGTCGGCCTGGAAGTGCGGGTGCCCTTCTGCGACCACCGGCTCGTGGAGTACGTCTACAACGCCCCGTGGGCGCTGAAGACGTTCGACAACCGGGAGAAGAGCCTGCTGCGGCACGCGACGAAGCATGTGCTGCCGGCCTCGGTGCGGGACCGGGTGAAGAGCCCGTATCCCTCCACTCAGGACCCGAACTACGCGGCCACCCTCCAGGTGCAGGCGAAGGAGGTCCTGGCCGAGCGCGACCACCCGGTGTTCTCCGTGGTCGACCGGAACTGGCTGCAGAAGGTGTCCGAAGTGGACAGCGGGGCGATCGACAGCAGGCAGCGCACCGGCCTGGACCGGGCGATCGACCTGTACCACTGGTTCGACATGTACTCCCCGGAACTGCAGCTGGACTGA
- the kdpF gene encoding K(+)-transporting ATPase subunit F codes for MSGAGTVADVVGGLLALGLIGYLVVALVRPEKF; via the coding sequence GTGAGCGGCGCGGGCACCGTGGCCGACGTGGTCGGCGGCCTGCTGGCGCTGGGCTTGATCGGGTACCTCGTCGTCGCGCTCGTACGGCCGGAGAAGTTCTGA
- the kdpB gene encoding potassium-transporting ATPase subunit KdpB, translating to MTVLEERPSTRRQEDTGRVGAGVFRPKQLWASMPDALRKLNPRHQLKNPVMFVVWTGSLLTTVFAITDPSVFTILITVWLWFTVFFANLAEAVAEGRGKAQAETLRRTKKETVARRLAEDGSEERVPGVDLRVGDLVVVEAGQVIPGDGDVTEGIATVDESAITGESAPVIRESGGDRSAVTGGTTVLSDRIVVRIGTRPGESFVDRMIALVEGASRQKTPNEIALTILLATLTIIFLLAVVALQPMAAYSGREQSVVVLSALVVCLIPTTIGALLSAIGIAGMDRLVQRNVLATSGRAVEAAGDVSTLLLDKTGTITFGNRRATELIPVGSSTVDDLAGAARLSSLADGTPEGRSIVELTAAEYGLPPVADDSETAAEFVPFTAQTRMSGVELGDRAVRKGAASAVREWVRDRGGEVPEETGRVVEEISQQGGTPLVVAEAADGKAFVRGVIRLSDVVKPGMRERFGELREMGIKTVMVTGDNPLTARAIARDAGVDDFLAEAKPEDKMALIRKEQEGGRLVAMTGDGTNDAPALAQSDVGVAMNTGTMAAKEAGTMVDLDSNPTKLIEIVEIGKQLLITRGALTTFSVANDLAKYFAILPAMFTGIYAQLGALNVMALATPRSAILSAVIFNALIIVALIPLALRGVRYRPSSASALLRRNLLVYGLGGIVSPFLGIWVIDLIVRHLPGIG from the coding sequence ATGACAGTGCTCGAAGAGCGACCGTCCACGAGACGGCAGGAGGACACCGGACGAGTCGGCGCCGGGGTGTTCCGGCCGAAACAGCTGTGGGCGTCGATGCCGGACGCGCTGCGCAAGCTGAATCCCCGTCACCAGCTGAAGAACCCGGTGATGTTCGTGGTGTGGACCGGCTCGCTGCTGACCACCGTCTTCGCGATCACCGATCCGAGCGTGTTCACCATCCTCATCACCGTCTGGCTGTGGTTCACCGTGTTCTTCGCGAACCTGGCCGAGGCGGTGGCCGAGGGGCGGGGCAAGGCGCAGGCCGAGACGTTGCGGCGGACGAAGAAGGAGACCGTGGCGCGGCGGCTCGCCGAGGACGGGTCCGAGGAGCGGGTGCCCGGGGTGGACCTGCGCGTCGGGGACCTCGTGGTGGTCGAGGCGGGGCAGGTGATCCCCGGAGACGGGGACGTGACCGAGGGCATCGCCACCGTCGACGAATCGGCCATCACCGGGGAATCGGCCCCGGTGATCCGGGAGTCCGGCGGTGACCGGTCGGCGGTGACCGGCGGGACCACGGTGCTCAGCGACCGGATCGTGGTGCGGATCGGCACCCGGCCAGGGGAGTCCTTCGTGGACCGGATGATCGCCTTGGTGGAGGGCGCTTCCCGGCAGAAGACGCCGAACGAGATCGCGTTGACCATCCTGCTGGCCACACTCACCATCATCTTCCTGCTCGCGGTCGTGGCGCTGCAGCCGATGGCCGCCTATTCCGGGCGGGAGCAGTCCGTGGTCGTGCTGAGCGCGCTCGTGGTGTGCCTGATCCCGACCACCATCGGCGCGTTGCTGAGCGCGATCGGCATCGCCGGGATGGACCGTCTGGTGCAGCGCAACGTGCTCGCCACGTCCGGGCGCGCGGTGGAGGCGGCGGGCGACGTGTCCACGCTGTTGCTGGACAAGACGGGCACGATCACCTTCGGCAACCGCCGGGCAACCGAACTGATCCCGGTCGGTTCGTCCACTGTGGATGACCTGGCGGGCGCGGCCCGGCTGTCCAGCCTCGCCGACGGTACGCCGGAAGGCCGCAGCATTGTCGAGCTGACCGCGGCGGAGTACGGGCTGCCGCCGGTCGCGGACGACTCGGAGACGGCGGCCGAGTTCGTGCCGTTCACCGCACAGACCCGGATGAGCGGCGTCGAGCTCGGCGATCGCGCGGTCCGCAAGGGGGCGGCTTCCGCGGTGCGCGAGTGGGTACGTGACCGCGGCGGCGAGGTACCGGAGGAGACCGGGCGCGTCGTCGAGGAGATCAGCCAGCAGGGTGGCACGCCCTTGGTGGTCGCCGAGGCGGCCGACGGAAAAGCGTTCGTACGCGGCGTGATCCGGCTCTCCGACGTGGTGAAGCCGGGTATGCGGGAACGGTTCGGCGAACTGCGCGAGATGGGCATCAAAACGGTGATGGTCACCGGCGACAACCCGCTCACCGCACGGGCGATCGCCCGCGACGCGGGCGTCGACGACTTCCTCGCCGAGGCCAAGCCCGAGGACAAGATGGCGTTGATCAGGAAGGAACAGGAGGGTGGCCGGCTGGTCGCGATGACCGGCGACGGCACCAACGACGCGCCCGCGCTCGCGCAGTCCGACGTCGGGGTGGCGATGAACACCGGGACCATGGCGGCCAAGGAGGCAGGCACCATGGTCGACCTCGACTCGAACCCGACCAAACTGATCGAGATCGTGGAGATCGGCAAGCAGCTGCTGATCACCCGGGGCGCGCTGACCACCTTCAGCGTGGCGAACGACCTCGCCAAGTACTTCGCCATCCTGCCGGCCATGTTCACCGGCATCTATGCCCAGCTCGGCGCGCTGAACGTCATGGCACTGGCCACGCCGCGCTCGGCCATCCTGTCCGCGGTGATCTTCAACGCGCTGATCATCGTGGCGCTGATCCCGCTCGCGCTGCGTGGCGTGCGGTACCGGCCCTCGTCGGCGTCCGCGCTGCTGCGGCGCAACCTGCTCGTCTACGGCCTCGGCGGGATCGTCAGCCCGTTCCTCGGGATCTGGGTGATCGACCTGATCGTGCGCCACCTTCCGGGAATCGGGTGA
- a CDS encoding potassium-transporting ATPase subunit C — MTILLGLLYPLAVWGAGRIPGLRDHAEGSLVTQDGRVAGSSLIGIDPVPADPAHDPWFHTRPSAAPEGASGGSNQGPFTQDLVKTITERKDRVAAREGVAPSRVPADAVTASASGLDPSISVAYADLQIPRVARVTGLPEGEVRRLVGATTTGAGIGVPGVNVLLLNLAVRSAVPGAH, encoded by the coding sequence ATGACGATCCTGCTCGGCCTGCTCTACCCGCTCGCGGTGTGGGGGGCCGGGCGGATTCCCGGCCTGCGAGACCACGCCGAGGGCTCCCTCGTCACCCAGGACGGTCGCGTGGCCGGCTCGTCGCTGATCGGCATCGACCCGGTGCCTGCCGATCCGGCGCACGACCCGTGGTTCCACACCCGGCCCTCGGCCGCCCCGGAAGGTGCTTCCGGGGGATCGAACCAGGGCCCGTTCACCCAGGATCTGGTGAAGACGATCACCGAACGGAAGGACCGCGTGGCGGCGAGGGAGGGCGTCGCGCCGTCCCGGGTGCCCGCGGACGCGGTGACCGCGTCGGCCTCCGGACTCGACCCGTCGATCAGCGTCGCCTACGCCGACCTGCAGATCCCGCGCGTGGCCAGGGTCACCGGGTTGCCCGAGGGCGAGGTGCGGCGGCTGGTCGGGGCCACCACCACGGGCGCGGGGATCGGGGTGCCCGGCGTGAACGTGCTCCTGCTCAACCTTGCCGTGCGTTCGGCCGTTCCGGGAGCACACTGA
- a CDS encoding Gfo/Idh/MocA family protein — MRLGLAGIGRIGAAHAETLNGFTEVSSVVLADVDSARARATADRLGVTAVDGLDALFGAGLDGLVVTAATDAHPELIIRAVDAGIPVFCEKPVAADIPGTLAVIDRIEGSGVPVQIGFQRRFDAGYQAARAAVDSGALGWLHSVRATTLDPAPPPAEYVAHSGGLFRDCGVHDFDIIRWVTGREVEEVYAVGRNKGAPFFSEAGDVDTAAATLTLDDGTLATVSLTRYNGAGYDVRFEALGSDGNAVVGLDDRAPLHTVEPEATPLPGPPYPGFMERFRPAYAAELKVFLDVAAGKRPSPAGAVDALEAFRVAEACEVSRREQRPVPLTEIPA; from the coding sequence ATGAGGCTGGGACTGGCGGGCATCGGAAGGATCGGCGCGGCGCACGCGGAGACGCTCAACGGCTTCACCGAGGTCTCCTCGGTGGTGCTGGCCGACGTCGACAGCGCGCGGGCACGGGCGACCGCGGACAGGCTCGGGGTGACGGCGGTCGACGGTCTCGACGCGTTGTTCGGCGCCGGTCTCGACGGGCTGGTCGTCACCGCGGCGACCGACGCGCACCCGGAGCTGATCATCCGCGCGGTCGACGCCGGGATCCCGGTGTTCTGCGAGAAGCCGGTGGCTGCCGACATTCCTGGCACGCTCGCGGTGATCGACCGGATCGAGGGCTCGGGCGTGCCGGTGCAGATCGGCTTCCAGCGGCGGTTCGACGCCGGGTACCAGGCTGCGCGGGCCGCGGTGGACAGCGGTGCGCTCGGCTGGCTGCACTCGGTGCGGGCGACCACTTTGGACCCGGCGCCGCCGCCCGCGGAGTACGTCGCCCATTCCGGCGGCCTGTTCCGCGACTGCGGGGTACACGACTTCGACATCATCCGCTGGGTCACCGGACGGGAGGTGGAGGAGGTCTACGCGGTGGGGCGCAACAAAGGCGCGCCGTTCTTCAGCGAAGCCGGCGACGTGGACACGGCGGCGGCCACCCTGACCCTTGACGACGGCACTCTCGCCACAGTCTCGTTGACGCGCTACAACGGCGCCGGTTACGACGTGCGTTTCGAGGCACTGGGCTCGGACGGTAACGCTGTGGTGGGACTTGACGACCGGGCGCCACTGCACACTGTCGAACCGGAAGCGACGCCGTTGCCCGGTCCGCCGTATCCCGGCTTCATGGAGCGGTTCCGTCCCGCCTACGCCGCGGAGCTGAAGGTTTTCCTCGACGTCGCGGCGGGGAAACGGCCGAGCCCGGCCGGTGCCGTGGACGCGCTCGAGGCGTTCCGCGTCGCCGAGGCCTGCGAAGTCTCCCGCCGGGAGCAGCGGCCGGTGCCACTGACCGAGATTCCGGCCTGA
- a CDS encoding GNAT family N-acetyltransferase → MPGAGESDIVLIPLDEPGLARLADTAVADALPLEVMPAADDPQGWTEELREAFLAFHRRRSLDPETAIESTWVIEVAGHAAGAARLRPVSGASAVEVEAGVWLARSIRGHGIGRRVAEALLESARDGGAVRFIVATTTVDNAAARRLISGTGADLDVRGASVDGRLEL, encoded by the coding sequence GTGCCTGGAGCCGGAGAGTCCGACATCGTGCTGATCCCGCTCGACGAGCCGGGTCTGGCACGGCTCGCGGACACCGCGGTCGCCGATGCCCTGCCGCTCGAGGTGATGCCCGCGGCCGACGATCCGCAGGGCTGGACCGAGGAGCTGCGCGAGGCGTTCCTCGCCTTCCACCGCCGCCGGTCGCTCGATCCGGAGACGGCCATCGAAAGCACCTGGGTGATCGAGGTCGCCGGCCACGCGGCCGGGGCGGCCCGGCTGCGGCCGGTGTCCGGTGCCTCGGCAGTGGAAGTCGAGGCGGGGGTGTGGCTCGCCCGCTCGATCCGCGGTCACGGCATCGGCCGGCGGGTGGCCGAGGCGCTGCTCGAATCGGCCCGCGACGGCGGAGCGGTCCGCTTCATCGTCGCGACGACCACAGTGGACAACGCCGCGGCCCGCAGGCTGATCAGCGGCACGGGCGCGGACCTCGACGTACGCGGTGCCAGCGTGGACGGCCGCCTGGAGTTGTGA
- the kdpA gene encoding potassium-transporting ATPase subunit KdpA — MSDVGAGLIQVGVLLAALAVVYRPFGGYLARVFSGERHLRVEKAFYRLAGVDPDSRQHWKTYASGVLGFSFVSIVVLYLLQRLQSVLPWDFGRGPVPPAVAFNTAVSFVTNTNWQSYVPETTMGHFVQMAGLTVQNFLSAGVGLAVAMAVIRGFAGSRTDRLGNFWVDLTRAVVRVLLPMAFVFAVVLMALGVVQSLRSGAPVVNPDGSRATIPLAPAASQEAIKELGTNGGGVFNANSAHPLENPNAWTNLVEIFLILVVPVCLTRAFGQLVGKPRQGHVLLGVMGILWGGMLAVIWSSEALTRSPAALAAGVGLEGKEQRFGLSLTSIFANSTTGTSTGAVNGAHDSLSGLGGGGALLNMLFGELSPGGVGTGLYSILVMAVIAMFLAGLMVGRTPEYLGKKLGKREVTCAAIAMLAMPAVVLLGSGIALLLPGTTGALGNPGAHGLSEILYGYASTGNNNGSAFGGLTATSDWFQASFSVAMLIGRFVPIIAVLCLAGSLARQKKVPETAGTLPTTGPLFAAMLTGTVVLVAALTFVPALALGPIAEALA; from the coding sequence ATGAGTGACGTCGGTGCCGGCCTGATCCAGGTCGGCGTGCTCCTGGCCGCCCTCGCGGTGGTCTACCGGCCGTTCGGCGGCTACCTCGCCAGGGTCTTCTCCGGCGAGAGACACCTGCGGGTCGAGAAGGCCTTCTACCGCCTCGCCGGGGTCGACCCGGACTCGCGGCAGCACTGGAAGACCTACGCCTCCGGGGTGCTCGGTTTCTCCTTCGTTTCCATCGTGGTGCTCTACCTGCTGCAGCGGCTGCAATCGGTGCTGCCGTGGGATTTCGGTCGTGGACCGGTGCCGCCCGCGGTCGCGTTCAACACCGCGGTGAGCTTCGTGACCAACACGAACTGGCAGTCCTACGTCCCCGAGACGACCATGGGTCACTTCGTGCAGATGGCGGGCCTGACGGTGCAGAACTTCCTGTCCGCGGGGGTCGGCCTGGCGGTCGCGATGGCGGTGATCCGCGGGTTCGCCGGTTCGCGCACCGACCGGCTCGGGAACTTCTGGGTGGACCTCACTCGCGCCGTGGTCCGGGTGCTGCTTCCGATGGCGTTCGTGTTCGCCGTCGTGCTGATGGCGCTCGGTGTGGTGCAGAGCCTGCGTTCCGGGGCGCCGGTGGTGAATCCGGACGGCAGCCGCGCCACGATCCCACTCGCGCCTGCCGCGAGCCAGGAGGCGATCAAGGAACTCGGCACAAACGGCGGCGGCGTCTTCAACGCCAATTCCGCGCACCCGCTGGAGAATCCGAACGCCTGGACCAACCTGGTGGAGATCTTCCTGATCCTGGTCGTCCCGGTGTGCCTGACCCGTGCGTTCGGGCAGCTGGTCGGCAAGCCGCGGCAGGGGCACGTGCTGCTGGGCGTGATGGGGATCCTGTGGGGCGGGATGCTCGCGGTGATCTGGTCGTCGGAAGCGTTGACGCGCAGCCCGGCCGCGCTGGCCGCGGGGGTCGGCCTGGAAGGCAAGGAGCAGCGTTTCGGTCTGAGCCTCACCTCGATCTTCGCGAATTCGACCACCGGGACCTCGACCGGTGCGGTCAACGGCGCGCACGACAGCCTGTCCGGCCTCGGTGGGGGCGGGGCACTGCTGAACATGCTCTTCGGCGAGCTTTCGCCGGGCGGGGTCGGGACCGGGCTCTACAGCATTCTCGTGATGGCCGTGATCGCGATGTTCCTCGCCGGGCTGATGGTCGGGCGCACGCCGGAGTACCTCGGCAAGAAGCTCGGCAAGCGGGAGGTGACCTGCGCGGCGATCGCGATGCTTGCCATGCCGGCCGTGGTGCTGCTCGGCTCCGGCATCGCGCTGCTGCTGCCGGGTACGACCGGCGCACTGGGCAACCCGGGTGCGCACGGTCTTTCGGAGATCCTCTACGGCTACGCCTCGACCGGCAACAACAACGGCAGCGCGTTCGGCGGCCTGACCGCGACGAGCGACTGGTTCCAGGCGTCCTTCTCGGTGGCCATGCTGATCGGCCGGTTCGTGCCGATCATCGCGGTGCTCTGCCTGGCGGGCTCGCTCGCGCGGCAGAAGAAGGTGCCGGAGACCGCGGGCACGCTGCCGACCACCGGACCGCTGTTCGCCGCGATGCTCACCGGCACCGTCGTGCTGGTCGCGGCGCTTACATTCGTCCCGGCTCTCGCGCTGGGACCTATCGCGGAGGCTCTGGCATGA